Proteins co-encoded in one Natronorubrum daqingense genomic window:
- a CDS encoding sodium:solute symporter family protein yields MTLAIQLGIIVGYLILALVIGLVAYRLTDRTAEDFYLASRTFGTIVLLFTTFATLLSAFTFFAGPNVAYQEGPEWVLVMGLMDGIIFAILWYVIGYKQWLLGQRYDYVTLCEMLGDRFASRRLRGLVAGISLLWLFPYVMLQQVGAGTALEALTEGAVPYAVGAGLITAFMILYVVVAGMRGIAWTDTLQGAFMLFATWIALLWVLAVVGGPSAATSALEAEAAHHLALGSDFYTVQWMLSTAITIGFGVAMFPQVNQRFFAAGSRTVLKRSFALWPILCVLLFVPSFMLGAWARGLDVTIPEGENVLPVVLAEYTPVWFAALVIAGAMAAMMSSSDSMLLSGSSYFTRDLYRPFVEADLSERREDLLARVGVVIFATAAFVASLWNPATLFELGDAAFSGFAQLALPVMVALYWRRTTRAGITAGIVLSQAFYLSSLFVAVVPRVYAGWTAGLVGMGIGLVVTVGVSLLTSPAADEQQSLYFDELGAD; encoded by the coding sequence GTGACGCTGGCGATCCAACTCGGTATCATCGTCGGCTACCTGATTCTCGCGTTGGTCATCGGGTTAGTCGCCTACCGGCTGACCGACCGAACGGCGGAGGACTTCTACCTGGCGAGTCGAACCTTTGGAACCATCGTCTTGCTCTTCACGACGTTTGCGACGCTCCTCTCGGCGTTCACGTTCTTCGCCGGGCCGAACGTCGCCTATCAGGAAGGCCCCGAATGGGTGCTCGTCATGGGCCTGATGGACGGCATCATCTTCGCCATCCTCTGGTACGTCATCGGCTACAAACAGTGGCTGCTCGGCCAGCGATACGACTACGTCACCCTCTGTGAGATGCTCGGCGACCGCTTCGCCTCGAGACGGCTTCGCGGCCTCGTCGCGGGGATCAGCCTGCTTTGGCTCTTTCCGTACGTCATGCTCCAGCAGGTGGGCGCAGGCACGGCCCTCGAGGCCCTGACCGAGGGGGCCGTCCCCTACGCCGTCGGCGCAGGGCTCATTACGGCGTTCATGATCCTCTACGTCGTCGTCGCCGGCATGCGCGGCATCGCCTGGACCGACACCCTGCAAGGGGCGTTCATGCTCTTCGCGACGTGGATCGCCCTGCTCTGGGTGCTCGCCGTCGTCGGCGGTCCGAGTGCGGCGACGTCGGCACTCGAGGCCGAAGCGGCTCACCACCTCGCGCTGGGGAGTGACTTCTACACGGTTCAGTGGATGCTCTCGACGGCGATCACGATCGGCTTTGGCGTCGCGATGTTCCCGCAGGTGAACCAGCGATTCTTCGCCGCGGGTTCGCGAACGGTACTCAAACGATCGTTCGCGCTGTGGCCGATCCTCTGCGTCCTCCTGTTCGTTCCCTCGTTCATGCTCGGCGCGTGGGCTCGCGGCCTCGACGTGACGATTCCGGAGGGCGAGAACGTTCTCCCCGTCGTGCTCGCGGAGTACACGCCCGTCTGGTTCGCCGCGCTGGTCATCGCCGGCGCGATGGCTGCGATGATGTCCTCTTCGGACTCGATGTTGCTCTCGGGGTCGTCGTACTTCACGCGGGACCTCTACAGACCGTTCGTCGAAGCGGACCTCTCCGAGCGCCGCGAGGATCTCCTCGCTCGAGTCGGCGTCGTGATCTTTGCCACGGCCGCGTTCGTCGCCAGCCTCTGGAATCCGGCCACGCTGTTCGAACTCGGCGACGCAGCATTCAGCGGTTTCGCCCAGCTCGCCCTCCCCGTGATGGTCGCCCTCTACTGGCGACGGACGACTCGGGCCGGCATCACCGCCGGAATCGTCCTCAGTCAGGCGTTTTACCTCTCGAGTCTCTTCGTCGCCGTCGTCCCGCGCGTCTACGCCGGGTGGACGGCCGGTCTGGTCGGTATGGGAATCGGACTCGTCGTCACCGTCGGCGTCTCGCTGCTGACGTCACCCGCGGCCGACGAGCAACAGTCGCTCTACTTCGACGAACTGGGTGCTGACTGA
- a CDS encoding DUF3311 domain-containing protein produces MRRLEVWGWIVVAVVLCGLAIPWFLWGDGTVVWGIPLWLWWHVGWMGVASVVFWVFTQRAWGIGIESNSTATDSSDEGNSSRASGTGGERQ; encoded by the coding sequence ATGCGTCGACTCGAAGTCTGGGGGTGGATCGTCGTCGCGGTCGTTCTCTGCGGACTCGCGATTCCGTGGTTCCTCTGGGGTGACGGTACCGTCGTCTGGGGAATACCGCTGTGGCTCTGGTGGCACGTCGGCTGGATGGGGGTTGCATCGGTCGTTTTCTGGGTGTTTACCCAACGAGCCTGGGGGATCGGCATCGAATCGAACTCGACGGCGACGGACTCGAGCGACGAGGGAAACTCGAGTCGAGCCTCGGGGACGGGAGGTGAACGACAGTGA
- a CDS encoding ArsR/SmtB family transcription factor, with product MARLFPFRSEPTETEGQPRVVDLEGEDADAVFSALSSTTARRIYARLDDEPGTPSDVADAIDSSIQNVRYHLENLEEAGLVEVVDTWYSSRGNEMSVYATTNGPLIVTSDESAASRLREALSRFVGGLTVLAGGSLLVQLGLTNWAESAADGSAGGAGAPAGTDDADGTDDTDETGGDGADTERADTEGDDVDGADADGTGDSSADDADDDFGAQDADSDDEASGEDGTDGDGADGDGAGGESITGDGSLEGSGDGTAEVAEVLFTTVPPGLLFFLGGSVVLLAVTTYWYWVRPAY from the coding sequence ATGGCCCGGCTGTTTCCGTTCCGTTCTGAGCCCACAGAAACCGAGGGCCAACCGCGCGTCGTCGACCTCGAGGGTGAAGACGCCGACGCCGTGTTTAGCGCGCTCTCGTCGACGACGGCGCGGCGGATCTACGCACGGTTAGACGACGAACCGGGGACACCGAGTGACGTCGCCGACGCGATCGATTCCTCGATACAGAACGTCCGCTATCACCTCGAGAACCTCGAGGAGGCGGGATTGGTCGAGGTCGTCGACACCTGGTACTCCTCGCGGGGGAACGAGATGAGCGTCTACGCGACGACGAATGGGCCGTTGATCGTCACGAGCGACGAATCTGCCGCGAGTCGGCTGCGCGAAGCCCTCTCGAGGTTCGTCGGCGGTCTCACCGTCCTCGCTGGAGGGAGTCTGTTGGTCCAACTCGGACTGACCAACTGGGCCGAATCAGCCGCTGACGGTTCGGCTGGCGGTGCAGGTGCACCGGCCGGAACTGACGACGCTGACGGCACCGACGACACAGACGAGACTGGCGGCGATGGAGCCGATACCGAGAGAGCCGATACCGAGGGAGACGATGTCGACGGAGCCGACGCCGATGGAACGGGCGACTCGAGTGCCGACGACGCTGACGACGATTTCGGCGCGCAGGATGCGGACTCCGACGACGAAGCGTCCGGCGAGGACGGCACTGATGGCGACGGTGCAGACGGTGACGGCGCAGGTGGGGAATCGATAACCGGTGACGGTTCACTCGAGGGATCAGGGGACGGGACGGCGGAGGTCGCAGAGGTACTGTTCACGACGGTGCCCCCGGGTCTACTCTTTTTCCTCGGCGGGTCGGTCGTCTTGCTCGCCGTGACGACGTACTGGTACTGGGTTCGGCCAGCGTACTGA
- the dnaG gene encoding DNA primase DnaG has product MEDTSKYLIHADVTADGVVERSDVVGAIFGQTEGLLGDDLDLRDLRQSGKVGRIDVKISSTAGQSHGHLTIATSLDKVETATLAASLETTDRVGPCHADLEVTEIEDVRAAKRKEVVDRAKELLQTGFDDSVMSSEEILSEVRQHVRVEDITEYEGLPAGPRVTDSDAIIVVEGRSDVLTLLKYGVKNAIAVEGTNVPDAVAELSHHRTVTAFLDGDRGGDLIFEELAQVGDVDYVAFAPSGTSVEELDHHQLFASLRNKTPYDVVSGVNEPREAVAATDGSSTPAPAPTETERNSPPNATESTPTATRDVSDAPAISTPTDDATTTRSSTRPDALEDADAVDSAPTSRDATSPQALEDDSESPRTVYEHATAIIRAETDTVRFLDADGEPIDEAPAGEVYDELEGLESAPATVVLDDILDQRVLDLAADRGVERIVAQSLGQFTKRPTGVQIHAIDDIAAEPPETE; this is encoded by the coding sequence ATGGAAGACACCTCGAAATACCTCATCCACGCCGACGTCACTGCAGACGGTGTCGTCGAGCGAAGCGACGTCGTCGGGGCCATCTTCGGCCAGACGGAAGGCTTGCTCGGCGACGACCTCGACCTCCGCGACCTCCGGCAATCGGGGAAAGTTGGGCGCATCGACGTCAAAATATCGAGTACCGCCGGCCAGTCACACGGCCACCTGACCATCGCGACCAGCCTCGACAAGGTCGAAACCGCGACGCTCGCGGCCTCGCTCGAGACGACCGATCGCGTCGGCCCGTGTCACGCCGACCTCGAGGTCACGGAGATCGAAGACGTTCGCGCGGCCAAACGCAAGGAGGTCGTCGATCGAGCGAAGGAACTCCTGCAGACGGGATTCGACGACTCCGTGATGAGCTCCGAGGAGATTCTCTCGGAGGTCCGCCAACACGTTCGCGTCGAGGACATCACCGAGTACGAGGGCCTTCCCGCCGGGCCGCGAGTGACCGACAGCGACGCGATAATCGTGGTCGAAGGCCGCTCGGACGTGCTCACCCTGCTCAAGTACGGCGTCAAAAACGCCATCGCGGTCGAGGGGACCAACGTTCCCGACGCCGTGGCCGAACTCTCACACCACCGGACGGTGACGGCGTTTCTCGACGGCGACCGCGGCGGTGACCTCATCTTCGAAGAACTCGCGCAGGTCGGCGACGTCGATTACGTGGCGTTCGCGCCGTCGGGAACCTCCGTCGAGGAACTCGATCACCACCAATTGTTCGCCTCGCTGCGCAACAAAACCCCCTACGACGTCGTCTCGGGGGTAAACGAACCGCGGGAGGCGGTCGCTGCGACGGACGGCAGTTCGACCCCCGCACCGGCACCGACGGAGACTGAGCGCAACTCGCCTCCGAACGCGACGGAATCGACACCGACGGCGACTCGAGACGTCTCAGACGCGCCTGCGATTTCCACCCCCACTGACGACGCGACGACGACGCGCTCGTCGACACGTCCGGATGCACTCGAGGACGCGGACGCGGTCGACTCGGCCCCCACATCACGCGATGCGACGTCACCGCAGGCACTCGAGGACGATTCCGAGTCGCCCCGGACCGTTTACGAGCACGCGACGGCGATCATCCGGGCGGAGACCGACACCGTCCGGTTCCTCGACGCCGACGGTGAGCCGATCGACGAAGCGCCCGCCGGGGAGGTCTACGACGAACTCGAGGGACTCGAGTCGGCCCCGGCGACGGTCGTTCTCGACGATATCCTCGATCAGCGAGTACTCGACCTGGCGGCTGACCGCGGCGTCGAACGGATCGTCGCCCAGTCGCTCGGTCAGTTCACCAAGCGGCCGACGGGCGTGCAGATACACGCAATCGACGACATCGCCGCGGAGCCACCCGAGACGGAGTAA
- a CDS encoding DUF92 domain-containing protein, protein MTAAVRRAGAFALLCTLALAVPVGGPWVGAAIAATVILGAFAVTDGPLFDLLAYPGDYEDGRLYGLITFVLAAVTLGLISITTSMSVVIFVATVLLIGYGNVAEQLTRRRTDHTIVPVAVFCLVSTGGSVAGQAVTYALTAESGVQETIGSSAPTMVFLGASGALLASLLRDIFLARDDPIVMLSVGLLGWLLAELEPALSLTVGEIALALAITAALGYASYALKTASIAGMLTGVLLGLLTIVLGGYGWFVVLISFFAIGGLSSKFRYEEKAEMGVAEANDGARGSGNVLGNAAVAIIAVLGYAASSASLVPGDPEPTLFLFAFAGSVATAMSDTLSSEIGSVFETPRLITTLEPVEPGTDGGVTWQGEVAGIAGAVVVAGISYLLFPEVTVVGAVIIVTAGIVGMTVDSLLGATLEGTVLGNQGVNFLATLSGAIICALLVVSFAVFG, encoded by the coding sequence GTGACAGCAGCCGTTCGGCGGGCAGGTGCGTTTGCACTCCTTTGTACGCTCGCCCTCGCCGTCCCGGTCGGCGGCCCGTGGGTTGGCGCTGCGATCGCAGCCACGGTCATTTTGGGTGCGTTCGCCGTCACCGACGGGCCGCTCTTCGACCTCCTCGCGTACCCGGGTGATTACGAGGACGGACGGCTGTACGGACTCATCACCTTCGTTCTCGCGGCCGTGACGCTCGGACTCATTTCGATTACGACGTCGATGTCGGTCGTCATCTTCGTCGCCACCGTGTTGCTCATCGGCTACGGCAACGTCGCAGAGCAACTCACTCGACGCCGAACCGACCACACCATCGTCCCCGTAGCCGTCTTCTGCCTGGTCTCGACCGGTGGTTCCGTCGCCGGACAGGCCGTTACGTACGCACTCACCGCTGAAAGCGGCGTTCAGGAAACGATCGGCTCGAGCGCCCCGACGATGGTCTTTCTCGGCGCGAGCGGCGCGCTCCTCGCTTCACTGTTACGCGACATCTTCCTCGCACGCGACGACCCGATCGTCATGCTCTCGGTTGGCCTCCTGGGTTGGCTGCTCGCCGAACTCGAGCCAGCACTCTCGCTCACGGTCGGCGAAATCGCCCTCGCACTCGCAATTACCGCAGCCCTCGGCTACGCCTCTTACGCCCTCAAGACGGCTTCCATCGCGGGGATGCTCACCGGCGTGTTGCTCGGATTATTGACGATCGTCCTCGGCGGGTACGGCTGGTTCGTCGTCTTGATCTCCTTTTTCGCGATCGGCGGCCTCTCCTCGAAGTTCCGGTACGAAGAGAAAGCGGAGATGGGCGTCGCCGAAGCGAACGACGGCGCACGCGGCAGCGGGAACGTCCTCGGGAACGCAGCGGTCGCGATCATCGCCGTCCTCGGCTACGCTGCCAGTTCGGCCTCGCTCGTGCCCGGAGACCCCGAACCGACGCTGTTTCTGTTCGCCTTTGCCGGCTCTGTGGCGACGGCCATGAGCGACACCCTCTCGAGCGAGATCGGCAGCGTCTTCGAGACGCCCCGACTGATCACGACCCTCGAGCCCGTCGAACCGGGCACCGACGGCGGCGTCACCTGGCAGGGTGAAGTCGCCGGTATCGCCGGCGCAGTGGTCGTCGCCGGCATCTCCTACCTCCTCTTTCCCGAGGTCACCGTCGTCGGTGCCGTCATCATCGTCACCGCCGGCATCGTCGGGATGACCGTCGACAGTCTGCTGGGAGCGACGCTCGAGGGGACGGTGCTCGGAAATCAGGGGGTAAACTTCCTCGCGACGCTCTCTGGAGCGATAATCTGTGCACTCCTCGTCGTCTCGTTCGCCGTCTTCGGCTGA
- a CDS encoding undecaprenyl diphosphate synthase family protein: protein MGVYEQYLSLRIRRHEGEPPDHIALVLTERDLLERGAYETLTDCFGWAFEYASQVTVYVSVLDTAAVPALRRELETIEAPQPVAVRGPDDRTRADAPIRIGIGLGGKHEFTSAVRTLATRVEDGELEPDEIDDEQVEEHLIFPSEPDLVIKTGAERLSDFMIWQSVYSELYFTDVNWRDLRKRDFLRAVREYCNRSRRFGR from the coding sequence GTGGGAGTGTACGAACAGTATCTGTCGCTTCGCATTCGCCGCCACGAGGGTGAGCCGCCGGACCACATCGCCCTCGTCCTCACCGAACGGGACTTGCTCGAGCGCGGAGCGTACGAGACGCTGACCGACTGTTTCGGCTGGGCGTTCGAGTACGCCTCGCAGGTGACGGTGTACGTGAGCGTTCTCGACACGGCTGCCGTTCCGGCGTTGCGACGAGAACTCGAGACGATCGAGGCACCGCAACCGGTTGCCGTTCGCGGACCGGACGACCGGACGCGCGCCGACGCGCCGATTCGGATCGGGATCGGCCTCGGGGGCAAACACGAGTTCACCAGCGCCGTCAGGACGCTCGCGACGCGGGTCGAAGATGGCGAACTCGAGCCCGACGAGATCGACGACGAGCAGGTCGAAGAACACCTGATCTTTCCCTCCGAACCCGACCTCGTCATCAAAACCGGTGCCGAGCGACTCTCCGATTTCATGATCTGGCAATCGGTGTACTCGGAGTTGTACTTCACCGACGTCAACTGGCGGGACCTCCGCAAACGAGACTTCTTGCGTGCCGTTCGAGAGTACTGCAATCGCTCTCGACGGTTCGGTCGATAG
- the uppS gene encoding polyprenyl diphosphate synthase, translated as MKRWLRQRVDAVYEEVLSREVSGAPTHVAVIQDGNRRYARRKGDDATDGHREGVQTTEQVLEWCQEIGVEELTLYTFSTENFDRPEAENEALFDLLCEKLREFADADRVHDNGVQIRALGEVERLPERVRDAVEYAERRTRSYDQFVLNIALAYGGRSQLLEAVQGVATDVERAGLEPGEITVETIENRLYDRPVRDVDLIIRTGGDERTSNFLPWHANGNEAAVFFCAPYWPEFSKADFLRGIRTYEHREESWRRTRARRAIALLGAVSDPELVEAKSVVERFRDSLPSGEQPDPEELETTESTHADGLDSSGQAAD; from the coding sequence ATGAAGCGCTGGCTCCGGCAACGCGTCGATGCAGTCTACGAGGAGGTGCTCTCGAGAGAGGTTTCCGGCGCGCCGACGCACGTTGCAGTTATTCAAGACGGGAACAGACGGTACGCCCGTCGGAAGGGCGACGACGCGACCGACGGCCACCGCGAAGGCGTCCAGACGACCGAACAGGTCCTCGAGTGGTGTCAGGAAATCGGCGTCGAGGAGCTCACGCTGTACACGTTCTCGACGGAGAACTTCGACCGGCCGGAAGCGGAAAACGAGGCGCTGTTCGACCTGCTCTGTGAGAAACTCCGCGAGTTCGCCGACGCCGACCGCGTTCACGATAACGGCGTCCAAATTCGCGCCCTCGGCGAGGTCGAACGCCTCCCCGAACGCGTCCGCGACGCCGTCGAGTACGCCGAACGCCGAACCCGAAGCTACGATCAGTTCGTTCTCAACATCGCCCTCGCCTACGGCGGCCGGTCACAACTGCTCGAGGCGGTTCAGGGCGTCGCAACGGACGTCGAGCGCGCGGGGCTCGAGCCCGGAGAGATCACCGTCGAGACGATCGAAAACCGACTCTACGACCGCCCGGTTCGCGACGTCGACTTGATCATCCGAACGGGCGGGGACGAACGGACCTCGAACTTCCTGCCGTGGCACGCCAACGGAAACGAAGCGGCAGTCTTCTTCTGTGCTCCCTACTGGCCGGAGTTCTCCAAGGCGGACTTCCTTCGCGGAATCCGGACCTACGAGCACCGCGAGGAGTCCTGGCGACGAACCCGTGCGCGACGCGCCATCGCCCTCCTCGGAGCCGTCAGCGATCCCGAACTCGTCGAAGCGAAATCGGTCGTCGAACGATTCCGCGATTCGCTGCCCTCCGGCGAGCAACCCGATCCGGAAGAGCTCGAGACGACCGAGAGCACTCACGCCGACGGACTCGACTCGAGCGGACAGGCCGCGGACTGA
- a CDS encoding DUF5778 family protein, producing the protein MADTIDDDLYRRTKALLEPGEIDLNGAIVHTDYDGQADVQMMQATIDVGDVIATHSGHDPTDCYVYSGNDDTDFSSNQHQGLTLEDEEFVWECQQLLREGSFDIVIYYRASADHEAILDDIRDLGFDVTGVRGD; encoded by the coding sequence ATGGCAGACACCATCGACGACGACCTCTACCGGCGGACCAAGGCGTTGCTCGAGCCGGGCGAAATCGACCTCAACGGTGCGATCGTCCACACCGACTACGACGGGCAAGCGGACGTCCAGATGATGCAGGCGACGATCGACGTCGGCGACGTTATCGCCACGCACTCGGGTCACGATCCGACCGACTGTTACGTCTACTCGGGCAACGACGATACCGACTTTTCCTCGAACCAACACCAGGGGCTGACGCTCGAGGACGAGGAATTCGTCTGGGAGTGCCAGCAACTCCTGCGAGAGGGGAGTTTCGACATCGTGATCTACTACCGAGCGAGCGCCGATCACGAGGCGATTCTCGACGACATCCGCGACCTCGGCTTCGACGTCACGGGCGTTCGCGGCGACTAA
- the ahbB gene encoding siroheme decarboxylase subunit beta, producing MTSDVDLTERERAVVNAFQGGFPVAKRPFEHAAAAMRDRGIDIDATALLETIRDLDERGVLSRFGPLVNAQEIGGAATLVAMHAPDERFDEVVETVNDHREVAHNYEREHPYLNVWFVVSVAKAQQVDAVLEQIEAETGQETYNLPKQQEFRVEAKFYVDGPLGPSDSDSSDSTTPGVDCSAPGPDVSPTDASTLTPAERDLVLEVQGGLPLTETPYADVADAIDQDREWVLETTKRFDREGKIRRIGVVPNHYALGYTENGMTVWNVPDELVSEVGPEVASLPFVTHCYERPRHEGVWPYNFFAMTHGRSEAESDRRIEQVRDTMAEYWDVDADDWDSLFSTQILKKTGIRLEERADANTTGGDELQT from the coding sequence ATGACTTCGGACGTCGACCTCACCGAACGCGAACGGGCGGTCGTCAACGCCTTTCAGGGCGGCTTTCCCGTCGCGAAACGGCCCTTCGAACACGCAGCGGCCGCGATGCGCGATCGAGGGATCGACATCGACGCGACGGCGCTGCTCGAGACGATTCGTGACCTGGACGAGCGCGGCGTGCTCTCCCGATTCGGCCCGCTCGTCAACGCACAAGAGATCGGCGGTGCGGCGACGCTGGTCGCCATGCACGCCCCCGACGAGCGTTTCGACGAGGTCGTCGAGACCGTCAACGACCACCGCGAGGTCGCACACAACTACGAACGCGAGCATCCGTACCTGAACGTCTGGTTCGTCGTGAGCGTTGCCAAAGCCCAACAGGTCGATGCGGTCCTCGAGCAGATCGAGGCCGAAACCGGCCAGGAGACGTACAACCTGCCCAAACAACAGGAGTTTCGCGTCGAAGCCAAATTCTACGTCGACGGACCACTCGGTCCCTCGGACTCGGACTCGAGCGATTCGACCACACCGGGCGTCGACTGCTCGGCCCCCGGTCCCGACGTGTCGCCCACCGACGCCTCCACGTTGACTCCGGCCGAACGCGACCTCGTGCTCGAGGTGCAGGGCGGACTGCCCCTCACCGAGACCCCATACGCAGACGTGGCCGACGCGATCGACCAGGACCGCGAGTGGGTACTCGAGACCACGAAACGCTTCGATCGAGAGGGCAAGATTCGACGCATCGGCGTCGTCCCGAATCACTATGCCCTCGGCTACACGGAAAACGGGATGACCGTCTGGAACGTCCCCGACGAACTCGTCAGCGAGGTCGGCCCCGAAGTCGCCTCGCTACCGTTCGTCACGCACTGCTACGAACGGCCGCGTCACGAGGGCGTCTGGCCGTACAACTTCTTCGCGATGACCCACGGCCGCAGCGAGGCCGAAAGTGACCGGCGCATCGAGCAGGTTCGCGACACGATGGCCGAGTACTGGGACGTCGATGCGGACGACTGGGACTCGTTGTTTTCGACGCAAATATTGAAGAAAACGGGTATCCGGCTCGAGGAGCGAGCGGACGCGAACACAACGGGGGGTGACGAACTGCAAACATGA
- a CDS encoding precorrin-2 dehydrogenase/sirohydrochlorin ferrochelatase family protein has translation MIPLLHDFSSARILVFGGGSVGARKARRFAREADVVVVSPEFADESFGGASRIRGAPEPEEIDDWLERVDPALVVAATSDEAINDAIERATRARSILLNRADRSGERDAGSVVVPATVREDPVVVSIATGGTAPAVSKHLRRELEETLEGAGEMARLCGELREELKSRDVSPERRREIVTDVVERPGVWTALRTGAPNCGQVIEDVLSEELPTEGDRS, from the coding sequence ATGATTCCACTGCTGCACGATTTCTCGAGTGCTCGCATTCTCGTCTTCGGCGGCGGTTCGGTCGGCGCGCGAAAGGCTCGCCGGTTCGCTCGAGAGGCAGATGTCGTCGTCGTGAGCCCCGAGTTCGCGGACGAATCCTTCGGCGGCGCGTCTCGCATTCGGGGCGCACCCGAGCCGGAGGAGATCGACGACTGGCTCGAGCGCGTCGACCCCGCGCTGGTCGTCGCCGCGACGAGCGACGAGGCGATCAACGACGCGATCGAACGAGCGACTCGAGCCCGCAGTATCTTGCTCAACCGCGCGGATCGCTCGGGGGAACGCGACGCGGGAAGCGTCGTCGTGCCCGCAACCGTTCGGGAAGACCCGGTCGTCGTCTCGATCGCGACCGGCGGGACGGCACCCGCCGTGAGCAAACATCTCCGACGCGAACTCGAGGAGACGCTCGAGGGAGCGGGCGAGATGGCTCGACTCTGTGGCGAACTCAGGGAGGAACTCAAATCCCGGGACGTGTCGCCCGAACGCCGTCGGGAGATCGTCACCGACGTCGTCGAACGTCCTGGCGTTTGGACAGCTTTACGTACGGGTGCTCCTAACTGTGGACAAGTGATTGAGGACGTGCTGAGCGAAGAACTGCCTACCGAGGGTGATCGATCGTGA
- the hemA gene encoding glutamyl-tRNA reductase produces the protein MIPSGVVTGARVTHESGSVDDLAAASPESQRHGVTDLCSVPAIEEAYVLSTCNRVEAYVVASDAAVGRVAVSQFFDGVDDDSVVVSDHDESLRHLLSVAAGLESVVLGEDQILGQVRTAYEDAQSAGGIGEMLEAAVTKAIHVGERARTETEINEGIVSLGSAATTLAAQERSLEGVRALVVGAGEMGRLAARNLADAGVSEVVVANRTVDHAEHLASELEATASATSLSALESLASDVAVVVTATGSAEPVLEETHFESGGSAESAGSRSTAGDDSTRVVVDLGQPRDVAPAADDLPSVTVYDLDDLESITAETREQRADAALEVESMVDAEFELLCEQYKRARADEVIAAMYESAERMKQRELETALSRLEGEEFSPAQREIVESMADALVNQLLAPPTKSLREAAAEDDWSTINTALQLFDPEFGGDDGPIAPPLPTETVATESGLEATDDD, from the coding sequence GTGATCCCATCCGGTGTCGTAACCGGTGCACGCGTCACCCACGAGAGCGGGAGTGTCGACGACCTCGCCGCCGCGAGCCCCGAGAGTCAACGACACGGTGTGACGGACCTGTGCTCCGTCCCAGCGATCGAAGAGGCGTACGTCCTCTCGACGTGTAACCGAGTCGAAGCGTACGTCGTCGCCAGCGACGCCGCCGTCGGTCGCGTCGCCGTCTCCCAGTTTTTCGACGGTGTCGACGACGACAGCGTGGTCGTCAGCGACCACGACGAGAGCCTTCGACACCTCCTCTCTGTCGCGGCCGGCCTCGAGTCGGTCGTCCTCGGCGAAGACCAGATTCTCGGCCAGGTACGAACGGCCTACGAGGACGCCCAGAGCGCCGGCGGTATCGGCGAAATGCTCGAGGCTGCCGTCACGAAGGCCATCCACGTCGGCGAACGGGCGCGAACCGAGACCGAAATCAACGAGGGCATCGTCTCACTCGGCTCTGCAGCGACCACGCTCGCCGCACAGGAACGATCGCTCGAGGGCGTTCGCGCGCTCGTCGTTGGGGCCGGCGAGATGGGGCGACTCGCGGCTCGAAACCTCGCAGACGCGGGCGTTTCGGAGGTCGTGGTCGCCAACCGAACGGTCGACCACGCCGAACACCTCGCGAGCGAACTCGAGGCAACGGCCAGTGCGACGTCGCTGTCGGCGCTCGAGTCCCTCGCAAGCGACGTCGCCGTCGTCGTTACGGCTACCGGGAGCGCCGAGCCGGTTCTCGAGGAGACGCACTTCGAATCCGGCGGCTCCGCCGAGAGCGCGGGCAGCCGTTCGACTGCCGGGGACGATTCGACGCGAGTCGTCGTCGACCTCGGCCAACCTCGAGACGTCGCGCCGGCAGCCGACGATCTCCCGTCGGTGACCGTCTACGATCTGGACGACCTCGAGTCGATCACCGCCGAGACCCGCGAACAACGCGCCGACGCGGCTCTCGAGGTCGAGTCGATGGTCGATGCCGAATTCGAGTTGCTCTGTGAGCAGTACAAACGCGCTCGCGCGGACGAGGTCATCGCCGCGATGTACGAATCCGCCGAGCGAATGAAACAGCGTGAACTCGAGACGGCGCTCTCGCGACTCGAGGGCGAGGAATTTTCGCCCGCTCAGCGAGAAATCGTCGAGTCGATGGCCGACGCATTAGTCAATCAACTGCTCGCGCCGCCGACCAAGAGCCTCCGCGAAGCCGCTGCAGAAGACGACTGGAGCACGATCAACACCGCACTCCAGTTGTTCGATCCGGAGTTCGGCGGCGACGACGGCCCGATCGCGCCACCGTTGCCGACCGAGACAGTCGCGACCGAATCCGGACTCGAGGCGACGGACGACGATTAG